DNA from Paludisphaera mucosa:
AGGGTGCGGAACAGTGTCTCGTCGCCAGCATCCAACAATGTGGCCTTGAGTGCGATCAAATAACGGTCCCTGCTGGCGTCTAGTGACCTTGGAACTTGGAAGTTTGCTGTGGTTCTTCATCTCCCGGAGCCGTTGCTACGGCCCCTAATCTTGTCCCGTAACCCGAAACCTTGCTGGCGGCGGGGGTTGCTTGAGGGATGGGTCTTCGCGGGTTAGATTAGGTGTGGCCGCCAGGCGACGTCAGCGTGGCTCCGAGAGTGCGTCCAACAGGCAATTCACGAGGCGTCCGCGGGGCGGTTCAGGATCCGGCATGCTCGATCCCAAGACATCGCGATTCTGGAAGGCCGCGCTTCAAAGCGGTCTCCTCGACGCCGAGGCGCTCGCCGCCTGCTGGGACGCCATCTCCCCCGAAAAACGCGACGACGCGGAGCATCTCGACCGTCGTCTCGGGCGTCAGGCCGTGTATCTCCAGCGTCTGACGCTTTGGCAGGCGCAACAGCTGCTCGCCGGCCGAATCACCGGTTTTCAAGTCGATCGCTACATCCTTCAGGAACTGATCGGTCAGGGCGGTATGGGTCGCGTCTACCGCGCGAAGGACACTCGTCTCGATCGCCACGTGGCGTTGAAGATCCTCTCGCCCGAGCGAATGAACAACCCCCGAGCAATCGCGCGATTCCAGCGTGAGGCGAAGGTCGGGGCACAGCTTCAGCACGAAAACCTCGTTCGACTGTACGACTTCGGCGAATCTCAAGGTCGTCATTTCCTGGTCATGGAGTTCATCGAGGGCAAAACCCTCGGCTTCTACATAGCGACTCAGGGACGGATCCCGCCAGCGGTCGCGGCGCGGTTCTGTCGACAGGTGGCGCTCGGGCTCGATCACGCCCACGGCAAAGGGCTGATCCACCGGGACGTGAACCCGTATAACGTCATCGTGACCAAGGAAGGGATCGCCAAGCTCGCCGACATGGGCCTGGCCATCGACCTGGCCGACGAGGGGAAGGTCACACGCGATGGCGCGACGGTCGGTACGTTCGACTACGTCGCACCGGAGCAGGCCCGACACTCCCACTCGGCCGACATCCGAAGCGACATCTATTCATTGGGTTGCACCTTCTATCACATGGTCGCGGGTCAGGTCCCGTTTCCGCATCCAGGGCTCGCCGAGAAGCTTTTCGCACACCAGTCCCAGGAAGCAGCCCCACTTGCCGGCCTGACACCTGACGTCCCTCCCGGATTGGCCGAAGTCGTCGGGAAGATGATGCGGAAGAAACCTGAGGAGCGTTTCCAGAATCCGCAGGAGGTCGCAGCAGCCTTACGCCCCTACACGGAGAGAAGTCCCGTCGAACGCGAGGCCGTCATCGCGGTCGGAGCGACGGGCGGGGACGTGCGAGCCCCTGAACGCGGCGATCTCGGGTCGGGAGACGCGCCGACGAGCACGACGGGCGGGAGCGACGTCGGGAACGAGGCGTCACAGGAATTCTCGATCCAGGTCGACCTCGGACCGGCTCCCTCATTGACCGGATCAGTGCGCAATCCCCGGCCCTGGTTCGGAACAGCCGGACCCAGGCCTCCCTCCGGGTGCGACTCGACTTCCTCGGGCTCGGACTCGGGTTCCGCCGTATCCGCGTCACGTCTCGACTTACCGGCCGGCCCCGGCCGCCCCCGCTGGCAGAAGGCCGCCATGCTTCTCGGCCTCCTCGCGAGCGGCCTCGCCGTCGAGGAGGGCGTGCGACGATCGCTTGGACGGGGCGACGCCCAAGTCAGACGCCCGACTCTCTCCGCGAATGTGGCAAAAGGAGCTTCGCCGGGTCGAGTCATGCCGCCGATCGACTGGGACAAGTCGCCGGTGGCGGTCTTGCAGCCTGACGGCTCCATGGCGTCCGCCCCCGACCTACTTCGTGCGATGGAGACGGCCCTCGGCGGCAAGGGTATCGTGGTCCTGCGGGGTGGGACGCCCATCGAACTCCAGGCCGGCGAAGGCCATTCGATCTCGGGCCGCGGCACTCTTCAGATCCAGGGCGTCGAAGGCGAGACGACGGTGTTGAAAATCGCCCTCGACGCCGCGAAGCCATTCCTGGCGACCGGGTCCGGCGTGAATCTCGTGCTGAAGAATCTGACCATCGAGGTCAGTCGTCCTGCGGTTCCGAGCGTAGCGGCCTCTCCCGCTCCCGCGCCACCTGCTTTGATCATGGCCGCCGGCAAGGCCCTCCTGGAGCACTGCGCCATTCGGACCGCGCCGACTCATGGGTATCCGGGCTCGTGTGCGATCGTCTCGAACGGTGGAGGCTTGAGCGTCACCCACTGCTGGTTCGAAGGATTCGAGACGGCCGTCGAGATCAGGGCGTTGGCGGGCAACGATCACATCCTGAGACAGTCCATGTTTGTCCCCGGCGGCACTCCCTCGGAAGCGGTGAAGTCGGGAAAGCCCGTGCGGCGGGGCTGGGCGGCCCGGATCGTCTTCGAGGGGGGGGGAGTCCCGAGAGGGGGGCGATCGGTGCGTTTCGATCACTGCACCTTCGTCGGCGAGGGCCTCTCGCAGATTGTGGGTTTTACGGGCCGTTCCCCGTTGCGACTGGATGCGGTCGGCTGTGCGGCGCGCGTCGAACGCCTGCTCGGCTGGTCGGGCTCGCCGTCGGACGCATCCTGGACCCCAAAGTCCCTGACGTGGACGGGCGTCGATAACCAGTTGGACGTCGCCGGCGATGTATGGATCTCGACGGCCGAGGCCGCCCCGACCGTGTCGGGGGCCGACGAATGGGCCCGGATCTATTCGGAAAAGGGGCTGAATCGGGCGGCGATCCAGTTCACTATGGCCCCCCTGACGCCCGACGGCCGACTGAGTCCGCAAGCTTACTCGATCGTCCGAGCGACTTCACCGACGCCAGGGGCGGACCCCTATGAGGTCGGACCCAAGCCGTGAAAGGCATTCCCTCGCGGGCGTCAGGTCCCTTCTTCGCCAAGCAGGTGCTGGCTGGACTTCAAGATCCGCTGCTGACGCGACCGGGAAGCGTTGCCAGCCGACGGGGCGATGCTCTGCGCCTCGAGGTCGGCGAGGTTGGCCTGGCAGAACGGGCACTCGACGATTTCGAGGTGGAATTGGAAGTAGGCGCCCAGATCGGGATCGAGCGCGTCGAGTAGATAGCTGCCGAGCTGCTGACGGGTCGGGCAGGTCAACCGAGAGCGACGCCAGATGGCGCCCAGGCTGTGTAGCTGGAAATCGTCGCGGTCGTTCCGGACGTCCTCGAGGCGGGCTCGCAGCACGGCCGATTCTCGCAAAGTCCGCTCGACTCGCGCCATTTCCTCAGGGGGGAGCTGGTCGGCCAGGTAGGCGCGGAGCGTCTCCTCGTCGATCGAGGAGGGCCCAGGGATCGGGTCTTCGCGAGTCATGCCGCCGTCACCCCTCGTTCAGGTCGTCGAGGCTCATCCCGGAGCGACGAGCCATGTCCTTGAGCCGCGCGATCGTCTGGAACTTGTAGCTGGCCACCGCCTGCTCCGTAAGGCCCAACTTCCGGGCGGCGTCCTTGTTGGCCCAGCCCTTCACGATGAGCAATTCCATGCAACGGATGCGGTCGTAGTCGCCGCGCGCCAGCCATTCGCGGACAAGTTGGCCCATCGATTCGCTGAGAACCCGTTCTTCCTCGCGACGGCGCTCGCCGCTCCGAGCGATGCTCGACGCGGCGCGGGCCCCGCCGGGCACCTCGTCGAGCGGCCGGCCGTGATCGTCGGAACCGAACTGGTCGATCGGCCGTCGGCCCTGTTTGCGCAGGTGGTCGGTCAGCTTGTGCGCGGCGATTGAGAAAAGGTAGGCTTCGATGTCTCGCTTCTCGTCGTAGTGAGGCAGACTGGTCAAGAAGCCGATGAACGTCTCCTGGACGACGTCCTCGCTCGCGGCTCGATCGCGGAGGCGGCTGTCGACGAAGGCCAGGAGCCGACCCTCGAAACGCTCGATGAGTTGTCGCCACGCCAGGGAGTTTCCCGCGCGGACCTGCCGGACGACAAGGGCGTCGGAATCGGACGTCGCCATCAGTGGAGGTGTCCCGACTGGATGTGGCCCGATTCCACGGTTCGCCGTCGGGCCTCAGAGAATTCTAACTCCGCCGATGGCTTGTTGGCTATGAAATCCCGTAGCACCCATGCGCGGGGCCCGCCGTTTGCGACAGGCATCGTCAGGCGAGGAACTGATACAGCAAAACCCCCGAAGCCCCGACGGCGGCCGCCGCCGCGAGGCGGAGCCGGGCAGTGTAATAGCCCTTGGTCGCCTCATCGGCGCGGATATAGCCCGACGTGGCTCCCAAGCAGATCAGGAGGAAGCCGAGCAAGGCCCCGAGTTTGAGAGTGCGAGACTCGACGACGTCGCGACGATAGGCGTCGACCAGCCGCTCGCGCCGGCCGGCCCCGAAGTCGGCGTCGAACACGGCGGTATAGACGGTTCCATACGGCTTCACTTGTGGCGTGATCCGGGTTTCCTCGACCATCTCGTCGATCAGGTGTGCCGGGGACGACCAGGTCGTCGGTACCTGCGGATCCAGCCAGGTCGCTACCTCGCGTTCGAGGGCCCGCCTGGCGTCGGCCTTGGCACGTTCCTCGGTCGCCGAGACCTGGCCGGCGACCTCACGCACGTTCGTCTCACCCTCAACGGAGGCCGGCGAGGTCCTCGTCTCGGGTGATCTTCGAGGATGCATCGAGTTCACGACTCGACGGACTCGCTCGAGGACGGGCCGTCGGTCGGCCTGATTCATGCGGTGATGCGAGATCGAATACAGCACGACCGCCGCGAGTCCAGCCAGGATCAGGAATTTCAGCAAACGTTTCATGGGAGTCAGTCCATCTCCGACGTCGGGGCCCGTTCGACGATTTCGTCCGTCCGGATTCACGCCGCCCGGGTCCGCCCCTGGGCCTTCTCAAGGGTGCGTAGGTACCGCGTGTAAAGCGACGCCTGTTCGCTCCACGGGCTGACGACCTGGACGACAACGACCATGATCGTCGCGAGCGCCACACCCTCGGCGGGGTGGTTTTCCCAGAGCGGGCTCACGAGACCGGCCAGGACCAACGTCCACGCGATCGGCGCGAGGCGGAATCGCTTCGTTCGGTCTCGAGCGGCCTGGCCCGACCAGCCCGACGCGACCCCGAAGAGCGCCGCGAAGTAAATCGGGGCGAGGCCGGCCGAGCGCTGGTCCAGCATCAGCCCCTGGGACAGCAGGAAGGCCCCGCCGCCCACGGCCGCCCCGGCGATCAGCGCGGCGACGCGGCGGCCGACGGCGTCGACGTTGCGTCCCTCCAGGAACTTGTTCAGGCCTAGCGACGCCCAGGTGCCGAGTAGCGCCGTGCCATACAGGAAGACGATCCTCGGGACGTCGTGGGCGAGATCGACGTCGAGCAGGGCGGCCGCCGGCGGTACGAGCAAACCTATCATCAAGGCCGCCCAGAGCATCGAGGCGGTGACCTCGGCAACGCGCGCCCGGCCGGTCGTCTCCGGCGGGGGTTCGGGGGGTCGAGGGACGGGCCGCTCGGCGACGGGCGCGACGTATTCGGGTACTCGAGGGGCCTCGCGTAAGAATCCCGCCGCCCGCACGGGGGGTCGCGTCCCCTGACGCTTCGCCGCCCCACGCATCCGTTTCCAGTCGGCTTTGAGTCGATCCTGGAGTCGGGGTTCCGTCCGCGGCGGCAGAGTGTCGGGTCCGATGTAGAAGACCGGCTCTTCGGCCTCGATGCGGTGGACATCCTCGGGGCGGCCGGCCGGCGGTTCGCCGACCCCCTTGGCGCCGATGATACGGATGTCGGGCGAGCGCGGGGTGTCGGCCGGGAGCAGCAGGTCGTAAATCTGCGCGGGCCTTTGATTCGGGTCCTTTGCCAGCGCCCGCGAGACGATCCCCCGGTATTCCGCGGGCAAGGTCGAGACGTCCGCCCGCGCCGTGAGGTGCTTCATCAGGATCTCGTTGACCGTCTCGCCGTCGAAAGGCACGCGACCCGTCAACATCTCATAGAGAATAACTCCGACGGCGTAGATGTCGATCGGCTTGTTGTATTTGCCAGACCCGATCTCCGGGGCCATGTAGTGGCAGGTGCCGATGCTCTCGGAGTGCTCGCTGCCATGGCTCGCGGTGATGAGCTTCGCCAGGCCGTAGTCGCCGATCTTTACTGTCCCTTCCTCCATGAACAGATTGGCCGGCTTGAGGTCGCGGTGGACGACGCCGTGGTCGTGCAGGTAAGCGACGC
Protein-coding regions in this window:
- a CDS encoding serine/threonine-protein kinase: MLDPKTSRFWKAALQSGLLDAEALAACWDAISPEKRDDAEHLDRRLGRQAVYLQRLTLWQAQQLLAGRITGFQVDRYILQELIGQGGMGRVYRAKDTRLDRHVALKILSPERMNNPRAIARFQREAKVGAQLQHENLVRLYDFGESQGRHFLVMEFIEGKTLGFYIATQGRIPPAVAARFCRQVALGLDHAHGKGLIHRDVNPYNVIVTKEGIAKLADMGLAIDLADEGKVTRDGATVGTFDYVAPEQARHSHSADIRSDIYSLGCTFYHMVAGQVPFPHPGLAEKLFAHQSQEAAPLAGLTPDVPPGLAEVVGKMMRKKPEERFQNPQEVAAALRPYTERSPVEREAVIAVGATGGDVRAPERGDLGSGDAPTSTTGGSDVGNEASQEFSIQVDLGPAPSLTGSVRNPRPWFGTAGPRPPSGCDSTSSGSDSGSAVSASRLDLPAGPGRPRWQKAAMLLGLLASGLAVEEGVRRSLGRGDAQVRRPTLSANVAKGASPGRVMPPIDWDKSPVAVLQPDGSMASAPDLLRAMETALGGKGIVVLRGGTPIELQAGEGHSISGRGTLQIQGVEGETTVLKIALDAAKPFLATGSGVNLVLKNLTIEVSRPAVPSVAASPAPAPPALIMAAGKALLEHCAIRTAPTHGYPGSCAIVSNGGGLSVTHCWFEGFETAVEIRALAGNDHILRQSMFVPGGTPSEAVKSGKPVRRGWAARIVFEGGGVPRGGRSVRFDHCTFVGEGLSQIVGFTGRSPLRLDAVGCAARVERLLGWSGSPSDASWTPKSLTWTGVDNQLDVAGDVWISTAEAAPTVSGADEWARIYSEKGLNRAAIQFTMAPLTPDGRLSPQAYSIVRATSPTPGADPYEVGPKP
- a CDS encoding RNA polymerase sigma factor, translated to MATSDSDALVVRQVRAGNSLAWRQLIERFEGRLLAFVDSRLRDRAASEDVVQETFIGFLTSLPHYDEKRDIEAYLFSIAAHKLTDHLRKQGRRPIDQFGSDDHGRPLDEVPGGARAASSIARSGERRREEERVLSESMGQLVREWLARGDYDRIRCMELLIVKGWANKDAARKLGLTEQAVASYKFQTIARLKDMARRSGMSLDDLNEG
- a CDS encoding serine/threonine-protein kinase; protein product: MPESSSSRQLNGRFAFGSGDRPLDGYTIKRAVGRGGFGEVYYATSDSGKEVALKLILRNLDVERRGVVQCMNLKHPNLLTIFDLKTNDAGDAFVVMEYVAGPSLAHVLRQHPRGLPSDEVRHWLKGLTEGVAYLHDHGVVHRDLKPANLFMEEGTVKIGDYGLAKLITASHGSEHSESIGTCHYMAPEIGSGKYNKPIDIYAVGVILYEMLTGRVPFDGETVNEILMKHLTARADVSTLPAEYRGIVSRALAKDPNQRPAQIYDLLLPADTPRSPDIRIIGAKGVGEPPAGRPEDVHRIEAEEPVFYIGPDTLPPRTEPRLQDRLKADWKRMRGAAKRQGTRPPVRAAGFLREAPRVPEYVAPVAERPVPRPPEPPPETTGRARVAEVTASMLWAALMIGLLVPPAAALLDVDLAHDVPRIVFLYGTALLGTWASLGLNKFLEGRNVDAVGRRVAALIAGAAVGGGAFLLSQGLMLDQRSAGLAPIYFAALFGVASGWSGQAARDRTKRFRLAPIAWTLVLAGLVSPLWENHPAEGVALATIMVVVVQVVSPWSEQASLYTRYLRTLEKAQGRTRAA